In Emcibacteraceae bacterium, a single window of DNA contains:
- a CDS encoding TIGR00730 family Rossman fold protein, with product MNKIKSLCVYCGSRPGNNENFRLLARKMGEIMSNNQIELIYGGGNVGLMGIIATSVMDSGGRVHGIIPGHLDKSEVAHPNLTKLTIVDNMHQRKRLMFDHSDAFLVLPGSIGTLDETIEVITWKQLKLHDKPIILLNSENYWNPFMDLLRNIMNYEFTMKETLDLFNVVNSPDEVLPLLESLPEPKIDPKNTLF from the coding sequence ATGAACAAAATTAAATCATTATGCGTTTATTGCGGTTCACGCCCGGGCAATAACGAAAATTTCCGACTTCTAGCCAGAAAGATGGGGGAAATTATGAGTAACAATCAAATTGAACTTATTTATGGTGGCGGCAATGTCGGCCTTATGGGCATTATCGCAACGTCAGTGATGGACAGTGGCGGCCGGGTCCATGGAATCATCCCGGGTCACCTTGACAAATCTGAAGTTGCCCACCCAAATCTGACCAAACTTACGATTGTTGATAATATGCATCAAAGGAAAAGACTGATGTTTGATCATTCCGATGCCTTTCTAGTTTTACCTGGCAGCATCGGTACACTGGATGAAACGATAGAGGTCATAACATGGAAACAACTGAAACTGCATGATAAGCCCATTATCCTGCTTAACTCGGAAAATTACTGGAATCCATTTATGGACCTCCTCAGAAATATCATGAATTATGAATTTACCATGAAAGAAACATTGGACTTATTCAATGTCGTAAATTCTCCGGATGAAGTGTTGCCTCTGCTAGAATCCTTGCCGGAGCCTAAAATTGACCCGAAAAATACCCTGTTTTAA
- a CDS encoding NADP-dependent isocitrate dehydrogenase produces the protein MAKIKVDNPVVELDGDEMTRIIWAWIKERLIHPYLDIDLHYYDLSIQSRDETNDQITIDSAHAILEHGVGVKCATITPDEERVKEFGLKKMWRSPNGTIRNILGGTVFRSPIICSNVPRLVPGWTDPIVIGRHAFGDQYRATDFKIPGAGKLTIKFEPKDGGDVIEHEVYNFESSGVAMGMYNLDDSIRDFARASMNYGLNVGWPVYLSTKNTILKAYDGRFKDLFEDVYQNEFADKFKAAGITYEHRLIDDMVACAMKWNGKFVWACKNYDGDVQSDTVAQGFGSLGLMSSILMTPNGKVVESEAAHGTVTRHYRLHQRGEETSTNPIASIYAWTGGLRHRGELDSNQKLINFANALDKVCVKTVEQGDMTKDLALLVGPEQNWLTSKQFFDKIDENLQKEMG, from the coding sequence ATGGCAAAAATTAAAGTAGATAATCCCGTCGTCGAACTTGACGGCGATGAAATGACACGCATCATTTGGGCCTGGATCAAGGAGCGTCTTATTCATCCTTATCTCGATATTGATCTTCACTATTATGATCTCAGCATTCAAAGCCGGGATGAGACAAATGACCAGATCACCATTGATAGTGCTCATGCGATTTTAGAACATGGTGTTGGCGTAAAATGCGCGACCATTACGCCTGATGAAGAACGCGTAAAAGAATTCGGATTAAAGAAAATGTGGCGTTCACCAAATGGGACAATCCGCAACATTCTTGGTGGAACCGTGTTTCGCAGCCCAATAATCTGTTCAAATGTTCCGCGTCTGGTTCCAGGATGGACCGACCCGATAGTGATCGGACGTCATGCATTTGGTGACCAATACCGCGCAACTGATTTTAAAATTCCAGGTGCTGGTAAGCTTACTATTAAGTTTGAGCCAAAAGATGGTGGCGATGTTATCGAACACGAAGTATATAATTTCGAAAGCAGCGGCGTTGCCATGGGAATGTATAATCTTGATGACAGCATTCGTGATTTTGCCCGCGCCAGCATGAATTACGGCTTGAATGTTGGATGGCCTGTTTATCTTTCAACGAAAAACACTATCCTCAAAGCTTATGATGGACGATTTAAGGATTTGTTTGAAGACGTTTACCAAAATGAATTTGCTGATAAATTTAAAGCGGCAGGCATTACTTATGAACACCGTCTGATTGACGATATGGTCGCCTGCGCCATGAAATGGAACGGTAAATTTGTCTGGGCCTGTAAAAACTACGACGGCGATGTCCAGTCGGATACTGTGGCACAGGGCTTTGGATCCCTTGGACTTATGTCATCAATTCTGATGACACCGAACGGCAAGGTCGTTGAATCGGAAGCCGCACATGGTACAGTAACACGCCATTACCGTCTGCATCAGCGTGGCGAAGAAACATCAACAAATCCGATTGCGTCAATCTATGCATGGACCGGCGGATTACGCCACCGCGGCGAACTTGACAGCAATCAGAAGCTGATAAATTTCGCCAATGCGCTGGATAAAGTATGCGTTAAAACTGTGGAACAGGGCGACATGACAAAAGACCTCGCCCTGCTGGTCGGACCAGAGCAAAACTGGCTGACCTCAAAACAGTTTTTTGATAAAATTGATGAAAATCTTCAAAAAGAAATGGGCTAA
- a CDS encoding cyclic nucleotide-gated ion channel produces MSASETSLRRKIFEIIEIGGSGHRIGRFFDGFMIGLILLNVCAVALQTVKSIDMDYDKQFVIFEIFSLTVFIIEYCLRIWTSVEYRPHPEMHGKNKFRLQFMLSPLMVIDFIAIAPTIMFSFVGLDLRFLRVFRFLRLFKLMRYSPALSSLASVFYEERRALIATLIIMLGLALFASSVMYYLEHAVQPQAFGNIPSAMWWAFATLTTIGYGDVVPITTMGKIFGAIVMVLGVGVYALPIGIVASGFANEIHRRDFVVRWGLVANVPLFNGLDANLINTIAKRLRSQVVESGRLVAYEGEDADRLFLVVSGDIRRRDEEGEFHLKKGAFFGAKSLMERTTFRANYVATSKTQLLVLDATDFHHLLDHYPSLKDRIEETYVRGDAKEDFGQAKVEELR; encoded by the coding sequence ATGTCAGCAAGCGAGACGAGTTTAAGAAGGAAAATATTTGAAATAATTGAAATTGGTGGGAGTGGTCACCGGATCGGGCGCTTTTTTGATGGTTTCATGATCGGCTTGATTTTGCTGAATGTCTGTGCTGTTGCTCTCCAAACCGTTAAATCCATTGATATGGATTATGATAAGCAGTTCGTAATTTTTGAAATATTCTCCCTTACCGTTTTTATTATTGAATATTGTCTTCGTATTTGGACGTCCGTAGAATATCGACCGCATCCCGAAATGCATGGTAAAAATAAATTCAGACTGCAATTTATGCTGTCACCATTAATGGTGATTGATTTTATTGCAATTGCGCCGACAATAATGTTTTCCTTTGTTGGCCTTGATCTGCGTTTCTTACGAGTTTTCAGATTTTTAAGACTGTTTAAATTAATGCGCTATTCGCCGGCGCTTAGTTCCCTGGCGAGCGTTTTTTATGAAGAAAGAAGGGCGCTTATTGCGACCTTAATAATTATGCTGGGTCTGGCTTTATTTGCATCAAGTGTCATGTATTATCTGGAACATGCCGTGCAACCACAGGCGTTTGGCAATATTCCCAGTGCGATGTGGTGGGCTTTCGCAACGCTGACGACGATAGGGTATGGCGATGTTGTGCCAATCACCACAATGGGAAAAATATTTGGGGCAATTGTTATGGTGCTCGGGGTTGGTGTCTATGCACTTCCAATTGGTATTGTGGCATCCGGTTTTGCCAATGAAATTCATCGACGGGATTTTGTTGTCCGTTGGGGGCTGGTGGCCAATGTTCCATTATTTAACGGGCTTGATGCCAATCTGATCAATACAATTGCCAAAAGATTGAGATCACAAGTGGTTGAAAGCGGGCGCCTTGTTGCTTATGAAGGCGAAGACGCAGACAGATTATTCTTAGTGGTTTCAGGAGATATAAGAAGAAGGGATGAAGAAGGGGAATTTCATCTGAAAAAGGGAGCCTTTTTTGGTGCAAAATCATTAATGGAAAGGACGACTTTTCGTGCCAATTATGTGGCAACCTCAAAAACGCAGCTTCTGGTCCTTGATGCAACAGACTTTCATCACTTGCTGGATCATTATCCGAGCCTTAAAGATAGAATAGAAGAAACCTATGTTCGTGGTGACGCCAAAGAAGACTTTGGTCAGGCAAAAGTAGAAGAATTGCGGTGA
- the alaS gene encoding alanine--tRNA ligase, translating into MKSTNEIRNAFLNYFKNADHEVVPSSPLVPDNDPTLMFVNAGMVPFKNVFTGMETRPYQRAASSQKCVRAGGKHNDLDNVGYTARHHTFFEMLGNFSFGEYFKENAIYYAWELLTKTYGIDKARLLVTVFHDDDVAFDLWKKISGLPEEKIIRIATSDNFWSMGPTGPCGPCSEIFFDHGEKIWGGPPGSAEEDGDRFVEIWNLVFMQFEQLENGDRINLPKPAIDTGMGLERIAAVLQGVHDNYEIDLFKKLIEASASCSGVEPYGDHNTSHRVIADHLRSTSFLIADGVLPSNEGRGYVLRRIMRRAMRHAQMIGCTEPLMHKLVPALVGEMGQAFPELARAEALVAETLLLEEKRFRKTLDRGLRLLDEEVATIGKNGVLDGAVAFKLYDTYGFPLDLTQDALRIKGLTVDENGFNEAMKKQKAEARAAWKGSGSSATETVWFEAQEKLGASEFVGYSTTHAEGIISQIVVDDTVVDKAKQGDKVSILTNQTPFYAESGGQVGDIGTFVTSKGAEVKITDTQKKLGVLHVHIGTVTKGNISVGDVVEMTVDVENRNKIRANHSVTHILHAALRNQFGEQLTQKGSLVSADKMRFDISHAKALSHNELGSIEAEVNRIIRQNSEVTTRLMTPDEAIKAGAMALFGEKYGDEVRVVAMGKADNGNDYSVELCGGTHVKRTGDIGYFKIISESAVSSGVRRLEVLTGNAAWQYSAEQENYLIEAASAIKAPVNELPTRLASLISERKAMEKEIADLQKKVALGGGASTKEDEIKDIGGIKFIGRVLDGIPAKELRGLADDAKKRIGSGVIAFIAVNDGKAAVLTAVTDDLTTKISAVDLVRIGAGAVGGSGGGGRQDMAQAGGPDGSKAQEALKAIEEHLS; encoded by the coding sequence ATGAAGAGTACCAATGAAATAAGAAACGCTTTTTTGAACTATTTTAAAAATGCAGATCATGAGGTTGTTCCAAGCAGCCCATTGGTGCCAGATAATGATCCGACTTTGATGTTCGTAAATGCCGGTATGGTTCCCTTTAAAAATGTTTTTACAGGTATGGAAACACGCCCTTATCAAAGGGCGGCATCAAGCCAGAAATGTGTCCGTGCCGGTGGCAAGCATAATGACCTTGATAATGTGGGGTATACAGCAAGGCATCACACATTTTTTGAAATGCTCGGTAATTTTTCCTTTGGTGAATATTTTAAGGAAAACGCCATTTATTATGCCTGGGAATTGCTGACTAAAACATATGGAATTGATAAGGCCAGATTACTGGTCACCGTGTTTCATGATGATGATGTCGCCTTTGATCTCTGGAAAAAAATCAGTGGACTGCCGGAAGAAAAAATAATCCGCATTGCCACTTCGGATAACTTCTGGTCTATGGGACCAACTGGACCGTGTGGCCCCTGTTCAGAAATATTTTTTGATCATGGCGAGAAAATATGGGGTGGTCCTCCCGGTAGCGCTGAAGAAGATGGTGACCGGTTCGTGGAAATCTGGAACCTGGTTTTTATGCAGTTTGAACAGCTTGAAAATGGGGACAGAATTAATCTGCCAAAGCCAGCCATTGATACGGGTATGGGGCTGGAGCGCATTGCGGCCGTATTGCAGGGAGTTCATGACAATTATGAAATTGATCTTTTTAAAAAGCTTATTGAGGCATCGGCTTCCTGCAGTGGTGTTGAGCCATATGGTGATCATAATACCTCACACAGGGTGATTGCGGATCATCTCAGATCGACATCATTTTTGATTGCTGACGGTGTCCTTCCATCCAATGAAGGGCGTGGCTATGTTCTCCGGAGAATTATGAGAAGAGCTATGCGTCATGCCCAGATGATTGGATGTACTGAACCATTGATGCATAAACTGGTTCCGGCACTGGTCGGTGAAATGGGACAGGCATTTCCGGAATTGGCAAGGGCGGAGGCACTTGTTGCTGAAACCCTTCTGCTCGAAGAAAAGCGGTTCCGTAAAACATTGGATCGTGGTCTTCGCCTGCTGGATGAAGAGGTGGCAACTATTGGCAAGAATGGGGTGTTGGATGGTGCCGTTGCCTTTAAACTTTATGATACGTATGGCTTCCCGCTTGATCTGACACAGGACGCATTACGGATTAAAGGGCTTACGGTTGATGAGAATGGTTTTAATGAAGCCATGAAAAAACAAAAAGCAGAAGCCAGAGCCGCATGGAAAGGCTCAGGCTCAAGTGCAACAGAAACAGTATGGTTTGAAGCGCAGGAGAAGCTTGGGGCCAGTGAATTTGTCGGTTACAGTACGACCCATGCTGAAGGGATTATCAGTCAGATCGTCGTTGATGATACAGTCGTGGACAAAGCCAAGCAGGGGGATAAGGTATCCATACTGACCAACCAGACACCTTTTTACGCGGAGTCAGGCGGTCAGGTGGGTGATATCGGAACCTTTGTAACCTCAAAAGGGGCAGAGGTAAAAATTACCGACACTCAGAAAAAACTTGGTGTTCTTCATGTTCATATCGGCACAGTTACTAAAGGGAATATTTCTGTTGGCGATGTGGTTGAAATGACGGTCGATGTTGAGAACCGTAACAAGATCAGGGCCAACCATTCAGTTACCCATATTTTGCATGCGGCACTTCGTAATCAGTTTGGTGAGCAGCTGACCCAAAAAGGATCACTGGTGAGTGCTGATAAAATGCGTTTCGATATTAGTCATGCCAAAGCACTTAGCCACAATGAATTAGGCAGCATAGAAGCAGAGGTAAACAGGATTATCCGTCAGAATAGTGAAGTAACCACCAGATTAATGACACCGGATGAAGCAATAAAGGCTGGTGCCATGGCTTTATTTGGTGAGAAATATGGTGATGAAGTGCGCGTTGTCGCCATGGGCAAGGCAGATAACGGGAATGATTATTCGGTGGAGCTTTGTGGTGGAACTCATGTGAAACGAACAGGTGATATCGGTTATTTCAAGATTATATCGGAAAGTGCGGTCTCATCGGGTGTTCGCCGTCTTGAAGTGCTGACAGGGAATGCGGCCTGGCAATATTCTGCGGAGCAGGAAAATTATCTGATCGAAGCGGCCTCAGCCATTAAAGCACCTGTAAATGAGCTGCCAACCCGATTGGCAAGTCTGATCAGTGAACGTAAAGCCATGGAAAAGGAAATTGCGGATCTGCAGAAAAAAGTGGCTCTTGGTGGGGGGGCGTCAACCAAAGAAGATGAAATAAAAGATATAGGCGGTATTAAGTTTATTGGCAGGGTTCTGGATGGAATACCGGCAAAAGAACTTCGCGGTCTGGCCGATGACGCGAAAAAAAGGATTGGCTCCGGTGTTATAGCCTTTATTGCCGTTAATGATGGAAAGGCTGCCGTATTGACAGCTGTCACTGATGATCTGACAACAAAAATCAGTGCCGTAGACCTGGTGCGAATTGGGGCAGGGGCCGTGGGGGGTAGCGGTGGTGGCGGCCGTCAGGATATGGCGCAGGCTGGCGGTCCTGACGGCTCAAAAGCACAAGAAGCACTAAAAGCGATAGAGGAACACTTATCCTGA
- a CDS encoding LysE family translocator, whose translation MITTEFLITSLIVVLIPGTGVIYTVSNGLFLGARASIFAAIGCTTGIIPHLLATILGLATLLHVSALAFQIVKFIGVAYLFFLAWSMWRETGSLKLEKQSADKKMSDIITKGFLINILNPKLSIFFLAFLPQFIPANTEAPVINLFTLSIIFMVMTFVVFALYGIFAGSFRTHIIQSPKIMKNSQRTFAIIFAALGIKLALTEQ comes from the coding sequence ATGATCACGACTGAATTTCTGATAACGTCTTTAATTGTAGTTCTGATCCCGGGGACAGGAGTGATTTATACAGTTTCAAATGGTCTTTTTCTAGGGGCACGCGCCAGCATATTTGCAGCAATCGGTTGTACGACCGGAATAATTCCCCACCTTCTTGCCACGATCCTCGGGCTTGCCACTTTGCTACATGTCAGTGCTCTTGCCTTTCAGATCGTAAAATTTATCGGCGTTGCTTACCTATTCTTTCTGGCCTGGTCCATGTGGCGGGAAACCGGCAGCTTAAAGCTCGAAAAACAAAGCGCAGATAAAAAAATGAGCGATATAATTACCAAAGGATTTTTGATTAATATTTTAAATCCGAAACTGTCTATTTTCTTTCTGGCTTTTCTGCCGCAATTTATCCCGGCCAATACCGAGGCGCCTGTAATCAATCTGTTTACCCTCAGCATAATTTTCATGGTTATGACATTTGTTGTTTTTGCACTTTATGGAATTTTTGCTGGAAGCTTCAGAACACATATCATCCAATCGCCAAAAATCATGAAAAATAGCCAGCGTACTTTTGCCATCATTTTTGCTGCATTAGGCATTAAGCTCGCCCTTACAGAACAATAA
- the recA gene encoding recombinase RecA, with product MASSNLKLVGQDNMDKQKALDAALGQIERAFGKGSIMKLGQNNAVDVASVSTGSLGLDIALGIGGLPKGRIIEIYGPESSGKTTLALHVAAEVQKAGGTAAFVDAEHALDPVYAGKLGVNLDELLISQPDTGEQALEITDTLVRSGAIDVLVVDSVAALTPRAELEGEMGDSHVGLQARLMSQALRKLTGSISKSNCMVIFINQIRMKIGVMYGSPEVTTGGNALKFYSSVRIDIRRIGAIKEKEEIVGNQTRVKVVKNKVAPPFKVVEFDIMYGKGISKVGELVDLGVKAGIIEKSGSWYSYDSQRIGQGRENAKRFLEENPELADEIEKSVRVNAGVIDNAMLKDGSLWENEEQEDV from the coding sequence ATGGCATCATCAAATTTAAAGCTGGTTGGACAGGATAATATGGATAAACAAAAAGCATTAGACGCGGCTCTGGGACAGATTGAACGCGCCTTCGGTAAGGGCTCAATTATGAAACTTGGCCAGAATAACGCCGTGGATGTTGCGTCTGTTTCAACCGGTTCTCTCGGGCTTGATATTGCACTGGGTATCGGCGGACTGCCGAAGGGGCGGATTATTGAAATATATGGTCCGGAAAGCTCAGGTAAAACCACACTTGCGCTACATGTGGCGGCAGAAGTGCAAAAAGCTGGTGGAACTGCTGCTTTTGTTGATGCGGAACATGCGCTTGACCCTGTTTACGCGGGCAAGCTCGGCGTTAATCTTGACGAACTGCTGATTTCCCAGCCTGATACCGGTGAACAGGCATTGGAAATTACTGATACACTGGTGCGTTCCGGTGCAATTGATGTTCTGGTTGTAGACAGTGTCGCCGCACTGACACCGCGGGCCGAGTTGGAAGGGGAAATGGGCGATTCACATGTTGGCTTGCAGGCACGCCTGATGAGTCAGGCCCTTCGAAAACTTACCGGTTCAATTTCCAAATCAAATTGTATGGTCATTTTCATCAACCAGATCCGTATGAAAATTGGTGTGATGTATGGAAGCCCGGAGGTAACGACTGGTGGTAATGCGCTGAAATTTTATTCTTCCGTACGTATTGATATTCGCCGCATCGGTGCCATCAAGGAAAAAGAGGAAATCGTCGGCAACCAGACACGGGTTAAGGTCGTTAAAAATAAGGTCGCCCCACCATTCAAGGTGGTTGAGTTCGACATTATGTACGGTAAAGGTATTTCCAAAGTGGGTGAACTGGTTGATTTGGGTGTTAAGGCCGGAATTATTGAAAAATCAGGGTCCTGGTATTCCTATGACAGCCAGCGTATTGGTCAGGGTCGGGAAAATGCCAAACGTTTTCTTGAGGAAAATCCGGAACTTGCCGATGAAATTGAAAAATCTGTTCGCGTCAATGCCGGCGTTATTGACAATGCGATGTTGAAAGACGGCTCCCTGTGGGAAAATGAAGAGCAGGAAGACGTGTAA
- a CDS encoding response regulator, translated as MNRSDRHISFDYSYFIAIAGIGGLFCCAALMIGIAYGLPSIGYYAASVVLVITAFILLMIIRKANSVRAVLADSLTSAKSENVGVAMLMTSPAGDVVYANKAAKTLFEKYEFGTPKSPLKIDVSNKNTIEDTLGSLVVGKMKIIVSEVRDSGKYLKFEVEKVHKNGDFFSWRIFEDATADSPFNIGSTGLDQLEKIGHFFGKSDIGIVALNEAAKITYLNEFMISLLFEDKAEPEFPIDLSQISQHTHKNFKNQVEFTASSGKKIKTYVKPWAHYTDENTRYFLILPDQNNENQNDSENNDVNSDNSFFLSSPIGIAVVSKKGLIKKKNIVFSNFLAELELDQNDNIKDILTEENTTAVFKEIKKTLETGKPSRMVELSFQGISGKQGQFYITSAGSDGDHKDVIIYLIDITEQKSLELQFSQSQKMQAVGQLAGGIAHDFNNLLTAITGFCDLLLVKHGPGDQSFSDIIQIKQNANRAANLVRQLLAFSRQQTLRPKVLVMTDVIAELSNLLRRLIGSNIELEINHGRNIVPVRVDQGQLEQVIINLCVNARDAMPDGGKLEIKTRNIGTDESIKIGKKYSVFPKGDYVLLEVIDNGIGISKENLEKVFEPFFSTKDVGKGTGLGLSTVYGIIKQTNGYVFPESELGVGTSFKIYLPQYVEGEVEEIDSVENTIKSEDKAKDLTGSSTILLVEDEDAVRMFASRALKNKGYTVFEADCGTSALKLMNETDVKIDLLISDVMMPQMDGPTLVKKIRETDKELKVIFISGYAEDALDDNIMDKDFNFLSKPFSLKQLAEQVKEVLEK; from the coding sequence ATGAATAGATCAGATCGTCATATTTCATTTGATTATTCCTATTTTATTGCAATTGCCGGAATTGGTGGATTGTTCTGTTGTGCAGCTCTCATGATTGGAATTGCCTATGGATTGCCAAGTATTGGTTATTATGCTGCCTCTGTAGTGCTTGTTATTACAGCCTTTATCCTGCTTATGATTATCAGAAAGGCAAATTCGGTTCGGGCCGTTCTTGCAGACAGCCTGACTTCTGCCAAAAGTGAAAATGTTGGTGTGGCGATGCTTATGACTTCACCTGCAGGTGATGTGGTCTATGCCAACAAAGCGGCCAAAACTTTATTTGAGAAATATGAATTTGGAACACCTAAATCACCTCTGAAAATCGATGTCTCCAATAAAAATACGATTGAAGATACGCTAGGTTCCCTTGTCGTGGGAAAAATGAAAATCATTGTTTCTGAAGTCCGTGACAGTGGGAAATATCTCAAATTTGAAGTTGAGAAAGTACATAAAAATGGTGATTTTTTCTCCTGGCGTATTTTTGAGGACGCGACTGCTGATAGCCCGTTTAATATAGGGAGCACCGGGCTTGACCAGCTTGAAAAAATTGGACATTTTTTTGGAAAGTCGGATATCGGAATTGTAGCGCTTAATGAAGCAGCGAAGATTACATATCTGAATGAATTTATGATTAGCCTGTTATTTGAAGACAAGGCAGAACCGGAATTCCCCATTGATCTGTCGCAGATCAGTCAGCACACTCATAAGAACTTTAAAAATCAGGTTGAGTTTACCGCCAGTTCAGGGAAAAAAATAAAGACCTATGTGAAACCGTGGGCTCATTATACAGATGAAAATACACGTTATTTTCTTATTCTGCCTGATCAAAATAATGAAAATCAGAATGACAGTGAAAATAATGATGTCAATTCTGATAACAGCTTTTTCCTAAGTTCGCCTATCGGCATTGCGGTGGTGAGCAAAAAAGGATTAATCAAGAAAAAAAATATTGTTTTCAGTAATTTTCTGGCTGAGTTGGAGCTAGATCAGAATGACAATATTAAAGATATCCTGACAGAAGAAAATACGACGGCCGTTTTTAAGGAAATTAAAAAAACGCTGGAGACCGGCAAACCCAGTCGTATGGTGGAGCTAAGTTTTCAGGGCATTAGCGGTAAGCAGGGACAATTTTATATTACGAGCGCGGGAAGCGACGGTGATCATAAAGATGTCATTATTTATCTTATTGATATTACTGAACAGAAAAGTCTTGAGCTTCAGTTTTCCCAGTCTCAGAAAATGCAGGCAGTGGGACAGCTGGCAGGCGGGATTGCCCATGATTTTAACAACCTTCTTACGGCAATTACAGGATTTTGTGATCTGCTGCTGGTTAAACATGGCCCCGGCGATCAGTCTTTTTCAGATATTATTCAGATCAAACAGAATGCCAATAGAGCGGCAAATCTGGTCAGACAGCTTCTTGCATTTTCAAGGCAGCAGACGCTCAGGCCCAAAGTTCTGGTCATGACAGATGTTATTGCCGAGCTTTCAAATCTGTTAAGACGCCTGATTGGCAGCAATATCGAACTGGAAATAAATCATGGTCGGAATATTGTACCGGTAAGGGTTGACCAGGGTCAGCTTGAACAGGTGATCATTAATTTATGTGTCAATGCCAGAGATGCGATGCCGGATGGCGGCAAACTGGAGATTAAGACCCGCAATATTGGTACGGATGAGTCAATAAAAATTGGCAAGAAATATTCGGTATTCCCGAAAGGGGATTATGTTCTTCTGGAAGTTATTGATAACGGCATAGGGATTTCAAAGGAAAATCTGGAAAAAGTTTTTGAGCCGTTTTTCAGCACAAAAGATGTGGGTAAGGGAACGGGACTTGGTCTTTCAACAGTTTATGGGATTATCAAGCAGACCAATGGTTATGTGTTTCCGGAAAGCGAACTTGGGGTCGGTACATCATTTAAAATTTATCTTCCGCAATATGTAGAAGGCGAGGTTGAGGAAATTGATAGTGTTGAGAATACGATCAAATCCGAGGATAAGGCAAAAGATCTGACAGGCAGCAGTACAATCCTGTTGGTTGAAGACGAAGATGCGGTCCGCATGTTTGCCTCCCGTGCGCTTAAAAATAAGGGTTATACTGTTTTTGAGGCAGATTGCGGTACGTCCGCCCTTAAATTGATGAATGAAACGGACGTAAAAATTGATTTGCTGATCAGTGATGTGATGATGCCGCAAATGGACGGACCTACACTGGTTAAGAAAATAAGAGAGACAGATAAGGAACTTAAAGTGATCTTTATATCAGGATATGCGGAAGATGCGCTTGATGATAATATTATGGATAAGGATTTTAACTTTCTTTCTAAACCATTCAGCCTTAAACAGCTTGCCGAGCAGGTCAAAGAGGTTCTTGAGAAATAA
- the flhB gene encoding flagellar biosynthesis protein FlhB — translation MSDEDESQKTEEPTQKKLSDAMEKGEFAKSQEVKNWFVLFGAMIVGMVAINGLASNIRIAMASVIENSYRIPVDAEGLGRFMTDIISQIGIYLIFPVIILILAALAGAMIQHRPMISFEKIQPKLNKISPLTGFKNKFSMQNLVEFLKSLFKLILVATVVVLIVWPEKDVLESIMTMEASDVNGIISNLVLRVLIGVVSIMGLVAGLDFLFQKFQFTKKMRMTKQEIRDEYKQSDGDPQVKARLRQIRMERARTRMMAAVPEADVVITNPTHYSVALKYEHGKMEVPKVVAKGVDNIALKIREVAKENNIPILENPPLARTLYAAVEVDEEIHSDHYKAVAEIIGFVMRLKKGERIVYQAPKE, via the coding sequence ATGTCAGACGAAGATGAATCACAAAAAACAGAAGAACCGACGCAGAAGAAACTGTCGGACGCCATGGAAAAGGGCGAATTTGCTAAAAGCCAGGAAGTAAAAAACTGGTTTGTGCTATTCGGTGCGATGATTGTCGGGATGGTGGCGATTAATGGTTTGGCCAGCAATATCCGTATTGCCATGGCCAGTGTGATTGAAAATTCCTACCGAATTCCTGTCGATGCAGAAGGGCTAGGCAGATTTATGACGGATATTATAAGCCAGATTGGTATCTATCTGATTTTTCCTGTCATAATATTAATCCTGGCAGCATTGGCTGGAGCGATGATCCAGCACCGACCAATGATCAGTTTTGAGAAAATTCAGCCTAAACTTAATAAAATTTCACCGTTAACGGGATTTAAAAATAAATTTTCAATGCAAAATCTGGTTGAGTTTCTGAAGTCACTCTTCAAACTTATCCTTGTCGCTACAGTAGTTGTCTTGATTGTCTGGCCGGAAAAAGATGTTCTTGAATCGATCATGACAATGGAAGCATCGGATGTGAATGGAATAATTTCCAATCTGGTCCTACGGGTTTTAATTGGTGTTGTTTCCATTATGGGGCTGGTTGCCGGACTTGACTTCCTGTTTCAGAAATTTCAGTTCACCAAAAAAATGAGGATGACTAAGCAGGAAATCAGAGACGAATATAAACAGTCCGATGGTGACCCGCAGGTAAAAGCAAGGCTCCGGCAAATCAGGATGGAACGGGCTCGTACAAGGATGATGGCTGCGGTTCCCGAGGCGGATGTGGTGATTACCAACCCGACCCATTATTCCGTCGCTCTCAAATATGAGCATGGCAAAATGGAAGTGCCGAAAGTTGTTGCAAAGGGAGTGGATAATATAGCGTTAAAAATCAGGGAAGTGGCAAAGGAAAATAATATTCCCATTCTTGAAAACCCGCCGCTCGCGCGAACCCTTTATGCTGCTGTCGAAGTTGACGAGGAAATTCATAGCGATCATTATAAAGCGGTTGCCGAAATCATTGGTTTTGTGATGCGTCTGAAAAAAGGTGAAAGAATTGTGTATCAGGCGCCAAAAGAATGA